From one Streptomyces sp. NBC_01478 genomic stretch:
- a CDS encoding NAD(P)H-binding protein, with protein sequence MILVTGATGNIGSALLRELHGCGAGPLRGFTRDAARAAEFPEGVEAVEGDFEEPESLKSALDGASSLFLVSRLGPDADILTAARLAGVEHVVLVSSITAQTHPHLGAAAENLAVERLLKDSGMAWTILRPTQFASNATMWAAPIRAGQPVRAPYADTGLPTIHPADIASVARAALTEPGHQGRTYALTGPRPVTPRQQVEAIATALGREVPFAEISRQQAHAQMAAVFGAEAADAVLDVTGGDVNEELLAVRDTVPRVTGSPARSFEEWVAENVGLFR encoded by the coding sequence ATGATCCTCGTGACAGGCGCCACCGGAAACATAGGAAGCGCCCTGCTGAGGGAGTTGCACGGATGCGGTGCGGGGCCGCTGCGAGGCTTCACCCGCGATGCGGCACGGGCGGCCGAGTTTCCCGAAGGAGTAGAGGCCGTCGAGGGCGACTTCGAGGAGCCGGAGTCGCTGAAGTCCGCTCTGGACGGGGCGAGTTCGCTGTTCCTCGTCTCGCGTCTCGGCCCGGATGCCGACATCCTCACGGCCGCCCGACTGGCGGGTGTGGAGCACGTGGTGCTGGTGTCGTCCATCACGGCACAGACCCACCCGCACCTGGGCGCCGCCGCCGAGAACCTGGCGGTCGAACGGCTCCTCAAGGACAGCGGCATGGCCTGGACGATCCTGCGGCCGACCCAGTTCGCCTCGAACGCCACGATGTGGGCGGCACCGATCCGCGCCGGCCAGCCGGTCCGCGCGCCGTACGCGGACACCGGTCTGCCCACGATCCACCCCGCGGACATCGCATCGGTGGCACGAGCGGCACTGACCGAGCCAGGGCACCAGGGTCGGACGTACGCCCTGACCGGTCCGCGACCGGTGACTCCCCGGCAGCAGGTCGAGGCCATCGCGACAGCACTCGGGCGGGAGGTGCCCTTCGCGGAGATCAGCCGCCAGCAGGCTCACGCCCAGATGGCCGCGGTCTTCGGCGCCGAGGCCGCGGACGCGGTGCTCGATGTCACGGGCGGAGACGTCAATGAGGAACTGCTGGCGGTACGTGACACGGTTCCACGGGTCACGGGGTCCCCGGCCAGGTCGTTTGAGGAGTGGGTTGCGGAGAACGTCGGCCTCTTTCGCTGA
- a CDS encoding alpha-amylase, whose amino-acid sequence MANSRSLAGAFALAAATALLVPGTAHASPPGTKDVTAVLFEWNFASVAKECTNTLGPAGYGYVQVSPPAEHIQGSQWWTSYQPVSYKIAGRLGDATAFQNMISTCHAAGVKVVVDTVVNHMSAGSGTGTGGSSYTKYNYPGLYSSYDMDDCTSTISDYTNRANVQNCELVGLADLDTGEEYVRSTIAGYMNTLLGYGADGFRIDAAKHIPATDLANIKSRLSNPSVYWKQEVIYGSGEAVQPTEYTGNGDVQEFRYAYDLKRVFNNENLAYLKNYGEGWGYMSSSVAGVFVDNHDTERNGSTLNYKDGANYTLANVFMLAYPYGAPDINSGYEWSDTDAGPPNGGSVTACWQDGWKCQHAWPEIKAMVAFRNTTSGQSLTNWWDDGNDAIAFGRGSKGYVAINHESYSLTQTYQTSLAAGTYCNVQNNTTVTVNSSGQFTATLGSNTALAIYAGKTSC is encoded by the coding sequence ATGGCCAACAGCAGATCGCTTGCAGGAGCCTTCGCCCTCGCCGCCGCGACGGCCCTCCTGGTGCCCGGCACCGCACATGCCTCCCCACCCGGCACCAAGGACGTCACCGCCGTCCTCTTCGAGTGGAACTTCGCCTCGGTCGCCAAGGAGTGCACCAACACCCTCGGCCCGGCCGGTTACGGCTACGTCCAGGTCTCCCCGCCCGCCGAGCACATACAGGGCTCGCAGTGGTGGACGTCGTACCAGCCGGTGAGTTACAAGATCGCGGGCCGGCTCGGCGACGCGACGGCCTTCCAGAACATGATCAGCACCTGCCACGCGGCGGGCGTGAAGGTCGTCGTCGACACGGTCGTCAACCACATGTCGGCGGGCAGCGGCACCGGCACGGGTGGTTCGTCGTACACGAAGTACAACTACCCCGGCCTGTACTCCTCGTACGACATGGACGACTGCACGTCCACGATCAGCGACTACACGAACCGCGCCAACGTCCAGAACTGCGAACTGGTCGGCCTGGCCGACCTGGACACGGGCGAGGAGTACGTCAGGTCCACCATCGCCGGCTACATGAACACCCTCCTCGGCTACGGCGCCGACGGCTTCCGCATCGACGCGGCCAAGCACATACCGGCGACCGACCTCGCGAACATCAAGTCCCGCCTGAGCAACCCCTCCGTGTACTGGAAGCAGGAGGTCATCTACGGCTCCGGCGAGGCCGTCCAGCCCACCGAGTACACCGGCAACGGCGACGTCCAGGAGTTCCGCTACGCCTACGACCTCAAGCGGGTCTTCAACAACGAGAACCTCGCCTACCTGAAGAACTACGGCGAGGGCTGGGGCTACATGAGCAGCTCGGTGGCGGGAGTCTTCGTCGACAACCACGACACCGAGCGCAACGGCTCGACGTTGAACTACAAGGACGGCGCCAACTACACCCTGGCCAACGTCTTCATGCTCGCCTATCCCTACGGCGCCCCCGACATCAACTCCGGCTACGAATGGTCCGACACGGACGCCGGCCCGCCCAACGGCGGCTCGGTGACGGCCTGTTGGCAGGACGGCTGGAAGTGCCAGCACGCCTGGCCGGAGATCAAGGCCATGGTCGCCTTCCGCAACACCACGAGCGGCCAGTCCCTCACCAACTGGTGGGACGACGGCAACGACGCGATCGCCTTCGGCCGCGGCAGCAAGGGCTACGTGGCGATCAATCACGAGTCGTACTCGCTGACCCAGACGTACCAGACGTCGCTGGCCGCGGGCACGTACTGCAACGTCCAGAACAACACGACGGTGACGGTGAACTCCAGCGGGCAGTTCACGGCCACCCTGGGCTCCAACACGGCACTGGCGATCTACGCGGGCAAGACGTCCTGCTGA
- a CDS encoding sugar ABC transporter permease produces the protein MSSTTDTPPQRTRRRGELSRSGALASHGFLIVASLIALFPIAWLVFLSLGPDSDGYLHPAGIWKKMTFDNYSFVLQHTGFFDWLKSSLIVSLGTTVIGVTIAASTGYAVSRMRFPGYRKFMWVLLVTQMFPIAVLIVPMYQILADLQLIDSYLGLILVYCSTAVPYCAWLLKGYFDTIPFEIDEAGRVDGLNPFGTFLRLILPLAKPGLAVAAFYSFLTAFGEVAFASTFMLSDTKYTFAVGLQTFVSEHDAQRNLMAATAVLIAIPVAAFFYLVQKNLVTGLTAGGTKG, from the coding sequence ATGAGCAGCACGACCGACACCCCGCCCCAACGGACGCGCCGCCGGGGCGAGTTGAGCCGCTCCGGCGCCCTCGCCTCGCACGGCTTCCTGATCGTCGCGAGCCTGATCGCCCTCTTCCCGATCGCCTGGCTGGTCTTCCTCTCGCTGGGCCCGGACTCGGACGGCTATCTCCACCCGGCCGGCATCTGGAAGAAGATGACGTTCGACAACTACTCGTTCGTGCTCCAGCACACCGGGTTCTTCGACTGGTTGAAGAGTTCGCTGATCGTCTCGCTCGGCACCACGGTCATCGGCGTGACGATCGCCGCCAGCACCGGCTACGCCGTCTCGCGGATGCGCTTCCCCGGCTACCGGAAGTTCATGTGGGTGCTGCTGGTCACCCAGATGTTCCCGATAGCGGTACTCATCGTGCCGATGTACCAGATTCTGGCGGACCTGCAGCTCATCGACAGCTACCTTGGTCTCATCCTCGTCTACTGCTCCACTGCGGTGCCCTACTGCGCCTGGCTGCTCAAGGGTTACTTCGACACCATCCCGTTCGAGATCGACGAGGCCGGACGCGTCGACGGGCTGAACCCCTTCGGCACGTTCCTGCGACTGATCCTGCCGCTCGCCAAGCCGGGCCTGGCGGTCGCCGCGTTCTACAGCTTCCTCACGGCTTTCGGCGAGGTCGCGTTCGCCTCCACGTTCATGCTGTCCGACACGAAGTACACGTTCGCGGTCGGACTCCAGACGTTCGTGAGCGAGCACGACGCGCAACGCAACCTGATGGCCGCGACGGCTGTGTTGATCGCGATACCGGTGGCCGCGTTCTTCTATCTCGTGCAGAAGAACTTGGTGACCGGCCTGACGGCAGGCGGAACCAAGGGCTAA
- a CDS encoding glycoside hydrolase family 13 protein: protein MTQQHSAIAPAPNPAKAKRGDWWRDAVIYQVYPRSFADSNGDGMGDLEGVRARLPYLRDLGIDAVWLSPFYASPQADAGYDVADYRAVDPMFGNLLDADALIRDAHGLGLRIIVDLVPNHSSDQHEWFKRALREGPGSPLRERYHFRPGKGEHGELPPNDWESIFGGPAWTRVTEPDGSLGEWYLHLFAPEQPDFNWEHPAVGDEFRSILRFWLDIGVDGFRIDVAHGLVKAEGLPDLGSHDQLKLLGNDVMPFFDQDGVHDVYRQWRTVLDEYAGERIFVAEAWTPTVERTANYVRPDELHQAFNFQYLSTDWDAAELRTVIDRTLEAMRPVGAPATWVLSNHDVTRHATRFANPPGLGTQIRTAGDRELGLRRARAASLLMLALPGSAYIYQGEELGLPDVVDLPDEVRQDPAYFRGAGQDGFRDGCRVPIPWTREGSSYGFGSGGSWLPQPDGWGELSIEAQTGAAGSTLELYRAALAARRAQVDLGAGDSVEWLRAPEGVLAFRRGEFVCVANTSGESVTTKAYGRLLLASGEVTETAGEAKLPADTTVWWTTTP, encoded by the coding sequence ATGACCCAGCAGCACTCGGCCATCGCCCCGGCACCGAACCCCGCCAAAGCCAAGCGCGGCGACTGGTGGAGAGACGCGGTGATCTACCAGGTCTACCCCCGCAGTTTCGCCGACAGCAACGGCGACGGCATGGGCGACCTGGAGGGCGTCCGCGCCCGACTCCCGTACCTGCGCGACCTCGGTATCGACGCCGTCTGGCTCAGCCCGTTCTACGCCTCCCCGCAGGCGGACGCCGGCTACGACGTCGCCGACTACCGTGCCGTGGACCCGATGTTCGGGAACCTGCTCGACGCCGACGCGCTGATCCGCGACGCCCACGGACTCGGTCTGCGCATCATCGTCGACCTGGTCCCCAACCACTCCTCGGACCAACACGAGTGGTTCAAGAGGGCGTTGCGGGAAGGCCCCGGCTCACCGCTGCGGGAGCGCTACCACTTCCGCCCCGGCAAGGGCGAGCACGGCGAACTCCCGCCCAACGACTGGGAGTCCATCTTCGGCGGCCCGGCCTGGACACGGGTCACCGAACCGGACGGCTCGCTCGGGGAGTGGTACCTGCACCTCTTCGCGCCGGAGCAGCCCGACTTCAACTGGGAACACCCCGCGGTCGGCGACGAGTTCCGCTCGATCCTGCGCTTCTGGCTGGACATCGGGGTCGACGGTTTCCGCATCGACGTGGCCCACGGCCTGGTGAAGGCGGAGGGCCTGCCCGACCTCGGCTCGCACGACCAACTCAAGCTGCTGGGCAACGATGTCATGCCGTTCTTCGACCAGGACGGCGTGCACGACGTGTACCGCCAGTGGCGCACGGTCCTCGACGAGTACGCGGGCGAGCGCATCTTCGTCGCCGAGGCGTGGACGCCGACCGTCGAGCGCACCGCGAACTACGTCCGCCCGGACGAACTCCACCAGGCCTTCAACTTCCAGTACCTGTCGACGGATTGGGACGCGGCGGAACTCCGTACGGTCATCGACCGCACCCTGGAGGCCATGCGCCCGGTCGGCGCCCCCGCCACCTGGGTCCTCTCCAACCACGACGTCACCCGGCACGCCACCCGCTTCGCCAACCCGCCCGGCCTCGGCACCCAGATCCGCACGGCGGGCGACCGGGAGCTGGGCCTGCGCCGGGCCCGCGCCGCCTCGCTGCTGATGCTGGCGCTGCCCGGCTCGGCGTACATCTACCAGGGCGAGGAACTCGGCCTGCCCGACGTCGTCGACCTCCCGGACGAAGTCCGCCAGGACCCCGCCTACTTCCGGGGCGCGGGCCAGGACGGCTTCCGCGACGGGTGCCGGGTGCCGATCCCGTGGACGCGCGAGGGATCGTCGTACGGCTTCGGAAGCGGGGGCAGTTGGCTGCCGCAGCCGGACGGCTGGGGCGAGTTGAGCATCGAGGCGCAGACCGGGGCGGCCGGCTCCACGCTGGAGCTGTACCGGGCCGCGCTCGCCGCCCGCCGCGCCCAAGTCGACCTCGGCGCGGGCGACTCGGTGGAGTGGCTGCGGGCGCCCGAGGGCGTACTCGCCTTCCGGCGTGGGGAGTTCGTGTGCGTGGCCAACACGAGCGGGGAGTCCGTGACGACGAAGGCGTACGGTCGTCTCCTGCTCGCCAGCGGTGAGGTGACCGAGACGGCCGGCGAGGCGAAGCTGCCCGCCGACACGACGGTGTGGTGGACCACCACCCCGTAA
- a CDS encoding DUF4232 domain-containing protein, producing the protein MNEDLNTTGRNGTPDQPGNARPRHRADRRFGRTVVGLAAVAGLGLAAWASTANAATSTTTSTAKATPTCSAAALKATFGRQLAGGMNHQGVVVTLRNLSGKTCALRGYPGLGLENSAHKKLTTHTTWGNTWYAHNPGKKTLTLKDGQSAEAVIAWTHANTGTSGAVHASFLEITPPGSTQHKTLAFPQWVDHGDLSVTALARHITVTS; encoded by the coding sequence GTGAACGAAGACCTGAACACCACCGGTCGGAACGGCACCCCCGACCAGCCCGGCAACGCCAGGCCCCGGCACCGCGCCGACCGACGCTTCGGGCGTACGGTGGTCGGTCTGGCCGCCGTCGCCGGGCTGGGCCTCGCGGCCTGGGCGAGCACCGCCAACGCCGCGACCTCCACCACCACGAGCACCGCGAAGGCCACGCCGACCTGCTCCGCCGCCGCACTCAAGGCCACGTTCGGCCGCCAGCTCGCGGGCGGAATGAACCACCAGGGCGTCGTCGTCACCCTGCGCAACCTCAGCGGCAAGACCTGCGCGCTGCGCGGCTACCCGGGCCTGGGGCTGGAGAACTCCGCCCACAAGAAGCTCACGACCCACACCACCTGGGGCAACACCTGGTACGCGCACAACCCCGGCAAGAAGACCCTCACCCTCAAGGACGGCCAGAGCGCCGAGGCCGTCATCGCCTGGACCCACGCCAACACCGGTACATCGGGCGCGGTCCACGCCTCTTTCCTGGAGATCACCCCGCCCGGCTCCACCCAGCACAAGACGCTGGCCTTCCCCCAGTGGGTCGACCACGGCGACCTCTCCGTGACCGCGCTGGCAAGGCACATCACCGTCACCTCCTGA
- the pulA gene encoding pullulanase-type alpha-1,6-glucosidase, producing the protein MIPRWPAPRTRRTERRRRATGVLVAALLAAFVQPLAAHAAIPPAPPSDARLAATPARHDDTREQFYFVMPDRFANGDTANDQGGLTGSRLSTGYDPTDKGFYQGGDLKGLAKKLDYIKGLGTTAIWMAPIFKNQPVQGTGSDASAGYHGYWITDFTQVDPHFGTNKDLATLISKAHAKGMKVFFDVITNHTADVVDYEGKSYDYLSKGAFPYLTKDGRPFDDADYADGSHAFPSVSTSSFPKTPTVPADKTDAKVPSWLNDPTMYHNRGKSTYVGENATYGDFSGLDDLWTERPEVVSGMEKIYEKWVRDFDVDGFRIDTVKHVDMDFWTQWATALDKYAAAHGRRNFFMFGEVYSADTSVTSPYVTQGRLDATLDFPFQDAARSYASQGGSAQKLASVFGDDYKYTTDKANAYEQVTFLGNHDMGRIGYFLDQDNPKATDAQLLAKDRLANELMFLSRGNPVVYYGDEQGFTGSGGDKDARQTMFASKVADYLDDDEIGTDRTAASDAYDPTAPLYKEIAALSKLREDNPALTDGVQTERYAADGAGVYAFTRTSGAAEYVVALNNADTAKTVTFATGSPDMKYRGIYGTSVTATSGADNKVTVTVPAGSAIVLKANGTLAKPVTKPTITLKAPDAGATGTVELSADVTGGQLNRVVFAAQTGNGTWRTLGSADHAPYKVTQTIGKDVAPGTALRYKAVVVDSGGRTASATAASASGTPPAEEIPTASSRDYAIVHYKRTDGDYDNWGLYAWGDLADGEATTWPASHPFIGRDAYGAFAYVKLKPGASNVSFLVIDKDGNKDVAADRSIDVTKTGEVWIEQGKEAVQTERPSYPAQDTTKAVVHYHRADGDYTGWGLHVWTGAASPTDWSSPLQPVKTDAYGAVFEVPLDSGATSLSYILHKGDEKDLSADQSLDLKSNGYEVWLLNGQEKYLLPQPAGSAAALDLSTSKAVWIDRNTVAWNGSDAAASTQLLYSHDGSIAVKDGTLTSDDERWLRLSRTTLTDAQKAKFPYLKDYTAWSVDPRDRARVKEALTGQLVASQRAVNGAVLAATGVQIAGVLDDVYGAATKADLGPTFHNGRPTLAVWAPTAQNVSLDLDGSLKKMSRDATTGVWSVTGPASWTDKPYRYVVKVWAPTVQKLVTNEVTDPYSVALTTDSKQSLVVDLDAKSLAPSGWSSLKKPKAVPLKDAEIQELHIRDFSVADKTVPAKDQGTYLAFTDKNSDGSRHLRELAKSGTSYVHLLPAFDIATIPEKKTEQSTTDCDLASYAADSEKQQECVAAVAAKDAYNWGYDPYHFTVPEGSYATDPDGTGRTVEFRKMVKSLNEDGLRVVMDVVYNHTAASGQADYSVLDKIVPGYYQRLLADGSVATSTCCANTATENAMMGKLVVDSVVTWAKEYKVDGFRFDLMGHQPKANILAVRKALDALTLAKDGADGKKIIMYGEGWNFGEVADDARFVQATQQNMAGTGIATFSDRARDAVRGGSPFDADPGVQGFASGLYTDPNSSTANGTSAEQKARLLHYQDLIKVGLSGNLAAYRFTDTDGKDVTGAEIDYNGAPAGYADTPGDALAYVDAHDNESLFDALTYKLPAGTSAADRARMQVLAMATATLSQGPSLSQAGTDLLRSKSLDRNSFDSGDWFNAIHWNCADGNGFGQGLPMAADNASKWPYAKGLLTSVEVGCGQIEGTSAAYQDLLRIRTTEPVFSLGTAGQVQAKLSFPLSGADETPGVITMELGDLVVVFNATPSTQEQRVGSLAGTGYRLHPVQAAGADATVKAASYAKGTGTFAVPARTVAVFTRTP; encoded by the coding sequence GTGATACCGAGATGGCCGGCGCCCCGCACGCGCCGCACCGAGCGACGGAGAAGGGCCACGGGCGTCCTCGTCGCCGCACTCCTCGCGGCGTTCGTCCAACCCCTCGCCGCCCACGCCGCGATCCCGCCCGCACCCCCGTCCGACGCGCGACTGGCCGCCACGCCCGCGCGGCACGACGACACCCGCGAGCAGTTCTACTTCGTGATGCCGGACCGGTTCGCCAACGGCGACACCGCCAACGACCAGGGCGGGCTGACCGGTTCACGCCTCAGCACCGGCTACGACCCCACCGACAAGGGCTTCTATCAGGGTGGCGACCTCAAGGGCCTGGCAAAGAAGCTCGACTACATCAAGGGCCTTGGCACCACCGCCATCTGGATGGCCCCGATCTTCAAGAACCAGCCCGTGCAGGGGACGGGGAGCGACGCCTCCGCCGGCTACCACGGTTACTGGATAACGGACTTCACCCAGGTCGACCCGCACTTCGGCACCAACAAGGATCTCGCGACCCTCATCTCCAAGGCCCACGCCAAGGGCATGAAGGTCTTTTTCGACGTCATCACCAACCACACCGCCGACGTCGTCGACTACGAGGGCAAGTCCTACGACTACCTCTCCAAGGGCGCCTTCCCCTACCTCACCAAGGACGGCCGGCCCTTCGACGACGCCGACTACGCGGACGGCTCCCACGCCTTCCCCTCCGTCTCCACCTCCTCCTTCCCGAAGACCCCGACCGTCCCCGCCGACAAGACGGACGCCAAGGTCCCGTCCTGGCTCAACGACCCAACGATGTACCACAATCGGGGCAAGTCGACCTACGTCGGCGAGAACGCCACCTACGGCGACTTCTCCGGTCTCGACGACCTGTGGACCGAACGCCCCGAGGTCGTCAGCGGCATGGAGAAGATCTACGAGAAGTGGGTGCGCGACTTCGACGTCGACGGCTTCCGCATCGACACCGTCAAGCACGTCGACATGGACTTCTGGACCCAGTGGGCGACAGCCCTCGACAAGTACGCCGCCGCGCACGGCCGTAGGAACTTCTTCATGTTCGGTGAGGTCTACTCCGCCGACACGTCCGTCACTTCGCCGTACGTCACCCAGGGCCGGCTGGACGCCACGCTCGACTTCCCCTTCCAGGACGCGGCCCGCTCCTACGCCTCCCAGGGCGGCAGCGCGCAGAAGTTGGCGAGTGTCTTCGGCGACGACTACAAGTACACGACCGACAAGGCGAACGCGTACGAGCAGGTCACCTTCCTCGGCAACCACGACATGGGCCGCATCGGCTACTTCCTCGACCAGGACAACCCGAAGGCCACCGACGCCCAACTCCTCGCCAAGGACAGGCTCGCCAACGAGCTGATGTTCCTCAGCCGCGGCAACCCCGTCGTCTACTACGGCGACGAACAGGGCTTCACCGGCTCCGGCGGCGACAAGGACGCCCGCCAGACGATGTTCGCCTCGAAGGTCGCCGACTATCTCGACGACGACGAGATCGGCACCGATCGCACGGCGGCCAGTGACGCCTACGACCCAACTGCCCCGCTGTACAAGGAGATTGCCGCCCTCTCCAAGCTGCGCGAGGACAACCCGGCACTGACCGACGGAGTGCAGACCGAGCGCTACGCGGCCGACGGCGCCGGTGTCTACGCCTTCACGCGGACCAGTGGCGCCGCCGAGTACGTCGTCGCCCTCAACAACGCCGACACCGCCAAGACCGTGACCTTCGCGACCGGTTCGCCGGACATGAAGTACCGGGGGATCTACGGGACTTCGGTCACCGCGACGAGCGGCGCCGACAACAAGGTCACCGTCACCGTCCCGGCCGGTTCCGCCATCGTCCTCAAGGCGAACGGCACCCTTGCCAAGCCCGTCACCAAGCCCACCATCACCCTCAAGGCCCCGGACGCGGGAGCCACCGGCACCGTCGAACTGAGCGCCGACGTCACCGGCGGCCAGCTCAACCGGGTCGTCTTCGCCGCCCAGACCGGCAACGGCACGTGGCGGACGCTGGGTTCCGCCGACCACGCCCCGTACAAGGTCACGCAGACCATCGGCAAGGATGTGGCGCCCGGAACCGCCCTGCGGTACAAGGCAGTTGTGGTCGATTCCGGCGGGCGCACGGCGAGCGCGACAGCCGCCTCCGCCTCCGGCACCCCGCCGGCCGAGGAGATCCCCACAGCCTCCTCCCGCGACTACGCGATCGTCCACTACAAGCGCACCGACGGCGACTACGACAACTGGGGCCTGTACGCCTGGGGCGACCTCGCCGACGGCGAGGCCACGACCTGGCCGGCCAGTCACCCGTTCATCGGGCGGGATGCCTACGGGGCCTTCGCCTACGTCAAGTTGAAGCCGGGCGCCTCGAACGTCAGCTTCCTGGTGATCGACAAGGACGGCAACAAGGATGTCGCCGCCGACCGTTCGATCGATGTCACCAAGACCGGTGAGGTGTGGATCGAGCAGGGCAAGGAGGCCGTACAGACGGAACGCCCGTCCTACCCGGCGCAGGACACCACCAAGGCCGTCGTCCACTACCACCGTGCCGACGGCGACTACACCGGCTGGGGGCTGCACGTCTGGACGGGTGCCGCGAGCCCCACGGACTGGTCGAGCCCGCTCCAGCCGGTGAAGACCGACGCCTACGGCGCCGTCTTCGAGGTGCCGCTCGACTCCGGTGCCACCAGCCTCAGTTACATCCTCCACAAGGGAGACGAGAAGGACCTCTCCGCCGACCAGTCGCTCGACCTCAAGTCCAACGGCTACGAGGTGTGGCTGCTGAACGGCCAGGAGAAGTACCTCCTGCCACAGCCCGCGGGGAGTGCGGCGGCGCTCGACCTGAGCACCTCCAAGGCGGTCTGGATCGACCGGAACACGGTCGCCTGGAACGGCTCCGACGCCGCCGCCTCCACCCAACTCCTGTACTCCCACGACGGTTCGATCGCCGTGAAGGACGGCACGCTGACGAGCGACGACGAGCGCTGGCTGCGACTGTCGAGGACCACGCTCACCGACGCGCAGAAGGCCAAGTTCCCCTACCTGAAGGACTACACGGCCTGGTCCGTCGATCCGCGTGACCGCGCCCGCGTCAAGGAGGCCCTGACCGGTCAGCTCGTCGCCTCCCAACGGGCCGTCAACGGCGCCGTGTTGGCCGCGACCGGCGTGCAGATCGCCGGCGTGCTCGACGATGTGTACGGCGCCGCGACCAAGGCCGACCTGGGTCCGACCTTCCACAACGGCCGCCCCACGCTGGCCGTTTGGGCCCCGACCGCGCAGAACGTGTCCCTCGACCTGGACGGCTCGCTCAAGAAGATGAGCCGTGACGCCACCACCGGCGTCTGGTCCGTCACCGGTCCGGCCTCCTGGACGGACAAGCCCTACCGGTACGTCGTGAAGGTGTGGGCGCCGACCGTCCAGAAGCTCGTCACCAACGAGGTCACCGACCCCTACTCGGTCGCTCTCACCACCGACTCGAAGCAGAGCCTGGTCGTCGACCTCGACGCCAAGTCCCTTGCCCCGAGCGGCTGGTCGAGCCTCAAGAAGCCCAAGGCGGTGCCGCTGAAGGACGCCGAGATCCAGGAGCTGCACATCCGGGACTTCTCCGTCGCCGACAAGACGGTCCCCGCGAAGGACCAGGGGACCTACCTCGCCTTCACGGACAAGAACAGCGACGGCTCCCGGCATCTGCGGGAGTTGGCGAAGTCGGGGACGTCGTACGTGCATCTGCTGCCCGCCTTCGACATCGCCACCATCCCCGAGAAGAAGACCGAGCAGTCCACCACCGACTGCGACCTCGCCTCCTACGCCGCCGACTCGGAGAAGCAGCAGGAGTGCGTGGCGGCCGTCGCCGCGAAGGACGCCTACAACTGGGGTTACGACCCTTACCACTTCACGGTTCCCGAGGGTTCGTACGCGACCGATCCGGACGGCACCGGCCGTACCGTCGAGTTCCGCAAGATGGTCAAGTCGCTGAACGAGGACGGGCTTCGGGTCGTCATGGACGTGGTCTACAACCACACGGCGGCCAGCGGACAGGCGGACTACTCGGTCCTCGACAAGATCGTGCCCGGCTACTACCAGCGGCTGCTGGCCGACGGCAGCGTGGCCACCTCCACCTGCTGCGCCAACACGGCCACCGAGAACGCCATGATGGGCAAACTCGTCGTCGACTCGGTGGTCACCTGGGCCAAGGAGTACAAGGTCGACGGCTTCCGCTTCGACCTCATGGGGCACCAGCCGAAGGCCAACATCCTCGCCGTACGCAAGGCGTTGGACGCGCTGACCCTCGCGAAGGACGGGGCCGACGGCAAGAAGATCATCATGTACGGCGAGGGCTGGAACTTCGGCGAGGTCGCCGACGACGCCCGTTTCGTGCAGGCCACGCAGCAGAACATGGCCGGCACGGGCATCGCCACCTTCTCCGACCGGGCCCGTGACGCCGTACGCGGCGGCAGCCCCTTCGACGCGGACCCCGGTGTCCAGGGCTTCGCGTCCGGCCTGTACACCGACCCCAACTCCTCTACGGCGAACGGCACTTCGGCCGAGCAGAAGGCCCGCCTCCTGCACTACCAGGACCTCATCAAGGTCGGCCTGAGCGGCAACCTCGCCGCCTACCGCTTCACCGACACCGACGGGAAGGACGTCACCGGCGCCGAGATCGACTACAACGGCGCGCCCGCCGGATACGCGGACACGCCCGGCGACGCCCTCGCCTACGTCGACGCGCACGACAACGAGTCGCTGTTCGACGCGCTGACGTACAAGTTGCCCGCCGGGACGAGCGCCGCCGACCGGGCGCGGATGCAGGTCCTCGCGATGGCCACGGCGACTCTCTCGCAGGGTCCGTCCCTCTCGCAGGCCGGTACCGACCTGCTGCGCTCCAAGTCCCTGGACCGCAACTCCTTCGACAGCGGCGACTGGTTCAACGCGATCCACTGGAACTGCGCGGACGGCAACGGCTTCGGGCAGGGGCTGCCGATGGCGGCTGACAACGCGTCCAAGTGGCCGTACGCGAAGGGCCTGTTGACGTCGGTCGAGGTCGGCTGCGGGCAGATCGAGGGCACCTCGGCCGCGTATCAGGATCTGCTGAGGATCCGTACGACGGAACCCGTCTTCTCGCTCGGCACGGCCGGGCAGGTGCAGGCGAAGCTGTCGTTCCCGCTGTCCGGGGCGGACGAGACGCCCGGGGTGATCACCATGGAGCTCGGTGATCTCGTGGTCGTGTTCAACGCGACGCCGAGCACGCAGGAGCAGCGGGTGGGCTCGCTGGCCGGTACTGGTTACCGGCTGCACCCGGTGCAGGCGGCGGGCGCCGACGCCACCGTCAAGGCGGCCTCGTACGCGAAGGGGACGGGTACCTTCGCCGTTCCCGCACGTACTGTCGCGGTATTCACCCGGACACCCTGA